Within Paenibacillus albicereus, the genomic segment CTGTCGGCGTTCAAGACGAACATGGCTTATTACGAAGACCCTTGGGGACTGCCGTCGGCGTGGAGCTTCGAGAACTATGCCCGCGCCTGGGAGCTCGGCGTCAAGGACTACCTGCTCAACAGCGTCGTCATCACGGCGTCCACCGTGCTGGTGCAGCTGGCGGTCGCCTCGATGATCGCCTTCTATCTGGCGCGCCGGCCGTTCCGGGGGTCGGGCGCCGTGCTCGGCATCTTCCTGCTCGGGATGATGCTGCCGACGCAGAGCACGCTCATCCCGCTCTACCTCATGATCAGCCAGACGCCGCTCATGGGGACGCTGTTCTCGCTGCTGTTCCCTTATGTCGGATTCGGCCTGCCGATGGCCGTCTTCCTCCTTTTCGGCTATTTCTCCCAGATGCCGCGGGAGATGGAGGAGGCGTCGATGATCGACGGCTGCGGGCTGTATCGCAGCTTCTGGCATCTGTATCTGCCGCTGTCGAGACCGATCCTGACGACGGTGACGATCCTCTCGACGTTCGGCGTCTGGAACGACTTCGTCCTTCCGCTGATCTTCATCTCCGAGGACAGCCTGCGCACGCTGCCGCTCGGCCTGTTCTCCTTCCGCGGCGGCTATACGACGGAGTACGCCACGATCAGCGCCGCGCTCGTCCTGGCCACGCTGCCTGTCATCGCACTCTACCTGTCGCTGCAGAAATACATCGAGAAGGGCATGACCGCCGGCGCAGTCAAAGGCTGACGATCGGCAGAGCGACAACGAAAGGAGCTTTCCGCCATGACAACCACCATCCGGAATCCGGTGCTCCGGGGCTTCCACCCGGACCCGTCGATCCTCCGCGTCGGAGACGACTATTACCTGGCCGTCTCGACGTTCGAATGGCATCCCGGCGTCCGCCTCTTCCACTCCCGCGACCTCGTCCGCTGGCGGCTGCTCGGATCAGCGCTCGGCGAGAAGCGGCTGCTCGACCTGACCGGCGTCCCCGACTCCGGCGGCGTCTGGGCTCCGTGCCTGAGCTATGCGGATGGCGTCTATTATCTGGCGTTCACGAATGTAAGAAGCCTCGCCGGCGCGTTCAAGGACACGCCGAACTATGTGGTCACGGCGCCGCATCCGTCCGGCCCGTGGTCCGATCCGGTCTATCTCAACAGCAGCGGCTTCGATCCATCGCTGTTCCATGACGAGGACGGACGGACGTGGCTGCTGAACATGGTCTGGGACCACCGCAGCGGCCGCAATCCGTTCCACGGCATCCTGCTGCAGGAGTATTCGCCGAGAGAGCGGCGGCTGCTCGGCGAGCCGCAGATCATCTTCCGCGGGACCGAGCTCGGCTGCACGGAAGGTCCGCATCTGTACCGCAAGGACGGCTGGTACTATCTCGTCATCGCCGAAGGCGGCACGGGCTATGCGCACGCGGTGACGGTCGCCCGCTCGCGGACGATCGAGGGGCCGTACGAGCCCGATTCCGCCGGTCCCGCGCTGACGTCGGCCGGCTCGCCAAGAGCGGCGCTCCAGAAGGCGGGGCACGGCTGTCTCGTCGAGACGCAAGGAGGCGAATGGTACCTGGCCCATCTTTGCGCGAGGCCGCTGCGGCCGGGAGCGGAATGCCCGCTCGGCCGCGAGACCGCGCTGCAGCGCATCGCCTGGGCGGACGGCTGGCCGCGCGTCGAGGGAGGCCCGGAGCCGAGCGCGAGCGTCGCCGGTCCGGCGCTGGAGCCGCATCCGTGGCCGGAGCCGGAGCTTCCCGAGCTGGACGGCTTCGAT encodes:
- a CDS encoding carbohydrate ABC transporter permease, with product MPQPAQARSAARPEPVAGAPLRGSAWSRLLVYAVLIVNLALTGYPFVWMLLSAFKTNMAYYEDPWGLPSAWSFENYARAWELGVKDYLLNSVVITASTVLVQLAVASMIAFYLARRPFRGSGAVLGIFLLGMMLPTQSTLIPLYLMISQTPLMGTLFSLLFPYVGFGLPMAVFLLFGYFSQMPREMEEASMIDGCGLYRSFWHLYLPLSRPILTTVTILSTFGVWNDFVLPLIFISEDSLRTLPLGLFSFRGGYTTEYATISAALVLATLPVIALYLSLQKYIEKGMTAGAVKG
- a CDS encoding glycoside hydrolase family 43 protein codes for the protein MTTTIRNPVLRGFHPDPSILRVGDDYYLAVSTFEWHPGVRLFHSRDLVRWRLLGSALGEKRLLDLTGVPDSGGVWAPCLSYADGVYYLAFTNVRSLAGAFKDTPNYVVTAPHPSGPWSDPVYLNSSGFDPSLFHDEDGRTWLLNMVWDHRSGRNPFHGILLQEYSPRERRLLGEPQIIFRGTELGCTEGPHLYRKDGWYYLVIAEGGTGYAHAVTVARSRTIEGPYEPDSAGPALTSAGSPRAALQKAGHGCLVETQGGEWYLAHLCARPLRPGAECPLGRETALQRIAWADGWPRVEGGPEPSASVAGPALEPHPWPEPELPELDGFDAGKLHAGYSTLREPADASWLSLSERPGWLRLRGRESLQSHHRTSLVARRLTELEAQAETWLEFSPRHFQQLAGLVLYYNSKNHYYLRVSRDEERGLGVNVLAVADGRYRELLEQDVPIPEEGPVGLRADIRGGQVQFQIRLPEEGADDGAAWAAGDGELGEAGKRPARKTPDGESGKPGDGPGREAAWTPVGEALPLAQLSDERATREEGGFFTDWGFTGTFVGVCVQDLSGAGRTADFASLRLSVRDATA